In Dermacentor albipictus isolate Rhodes 1998 colony chromosome 6, USDA_Dalb.pri_finalv2, whole genome shotgun sequence, the following proteins share a genomic window:
- the LOC139047102 gene encoding serine/arginine-rich splicing factor 4-like, producing the protein MPDLRRQPHYRIANGDNNGGGRESRRRSRDDRGKKPRWFSSEGETSRSRSRSRASRSRSRSRSRSFPPLPPLAIKGGSQLQQQQQQKRKTKTKKEPTRKSGGVKVSWGAENRWFAPHSGGVANEKNNTNSNREQPRQEDAEKIALRRELELSSAKQKDLERQIAELTKAVRDLRSNSPPQPQSVQTQAPWQAGNEDFTTFKAEIQQMMQQIMQQQQQQMKQVQLQVTELRSSIRKQKFTEKIRGKAYHRPSLASLADTSANNTEA; encoded by the exons ATGCCGGATCTGAGGAGGCAACCACACTACCGGATC GCCAACGGTGACAACAACGGCGGCGGACGCGAGAGCAGACGTCGCAGCCGGGACGACCGCGGCAAGAAGCcgagatggttcagctcggaggggGAGACTTCGCGAAGCCGTTCGAGATCCCGGGCGTCGCGGAGCCGTTCACGGAGCCGGTCACGGTCCTTCCCGCCCCTGCCGCCCCTGGCCATTAAGGGAGggagccagctgcagcagcagcagcagcagaagaggaagacgaagacgaagaaggAGCCTACCCGAAAGAGCGGCGGCgtcaaggtgagctggggagccgaaAACCGTTggtttgctccgcactcgggtggggTAGCTaacgaaaagaacaacacaaacagCAACCGCGAACAGCCTAGGCAGGAGGACGCGGAGAAAATAGCGCTGAGACGCGAATTAGAGCTATCAAGCGCTAAGCAGAAAGACCTAGAACGCCAAATAGCAGAGCTAACGAAGGCAGTGCGAGACCTTAGGTCGAACAGCCCTCCGCAGCCACAGAGCGTACAAACCCAAGCCCCATGGCAAGCAGGCAACGAGGATTTCACCACATTTAAAGCCGAGATTCAGCAAATGATGCAGCAGAttatgcagcaacagcagcaacaaatgaAGCAAGTGCAATTACAAGTCACAGAGCTCCGGAGCAGCATCCGCAAGCAGAAGTTTACCGAGAAAATTAGAGGGAAGGCCTACCACCGCCCCTCGCTGGCATCCCTCGCCGACACATCCGCAAACAACACCGAGGCTTAA